Proteins encoded in a region of the Gigantopelta aegis isolate Gae_Host chromosome 13, Gae_host_genome, whole genome shotgun sequence genome:
- the LOC121387532 gene encoding transcription factor Sp9-like isoform X1, whose amino-acid sequence MYGTYIEKEIFHFDQQATLASMLQYPTHDPQAFGGTPLAMLAAQCSKITNKSPPPLAEATVGKGFLPWKKSPPGGSSSPIHLTSQRMSSLNPSLSMTTSGLTYQRSSANSTCATTYANDIFYPTTSASSHVQSDFSQQAALLQKMHNDGGFGNASFGGMYSRVPSMASHPYESWPFPGMASSHAVNAHGLKSEVTGNGAPAWWDVHGTPSVHSTPGSWLSDIPSAAASGIHSQITGPYQASDYGIGSSLTSASGSLLSSGQHLLQDTYKSMLPSQTDLGSSGVTPFLTRPSLSNIPSPRSQRRYTGRATCDCPNCQEADRLGPAGEHLRKRNIHSCHIPGCGKVYNKTSHLKAHLRWHTGERPFVCNWLFCGKRFTRSDELQRHLRTHTGEKRFACPVCNKRFMRSDHLSKHVKTHTSGKKEDGSESDTENSEESANVNSTRAQSNTSPSSIKEERIVR is encoded by the coding sequence GATCCGCAAGCTTTTGGCGGAACACCTCTGGCGATGTTAGCGGCCCAGTGTAGCAAAATCACCAACAAAAGTCCACCACCTCTAGCAGAAGCGACCGTCGGGAAAGGTTTCCTCCCTTGGAAGAAATCGCCTCCAGGGGGCTCGTCCAGCCCGATCCACCTGACGTCACAGAGGATGTCTTCTCTGAACCCTTCGTTGTCAATGACGACGAGCGGACTGACCTACCAGCGCAGTTCGGCCAACTCCACGTGCGCGACGACCTACGCCAATGACATTTTCTACCCGACCACGTCTGCCAGTTCGCACGTGCAGTCGGACTTCTCCCAGCAGGCGGCGCTGCTGCAGAAGATGCACAACGACGGCGGGTTCGGAAACGCGAGTTTCGGCGGGATGTATTCGCGGGTTCCCTCGATGGCTAGTCACCCTTACGAATCGTGGCCCTTCCCGGGAATGGCGTCCTCCCACGCCGTGAACGCACACGGACTGAAATCGGAAGTGACCGGAAATGGCGCACCGGCGTGGTGGGACGTACACGGGACGCCTTCCGTGCACTCCACACCCGGAAGCTGGCTTTCGGACATACCCAGCGCCGCCGCCTCGGGGATACATTCTCAGATTACCGGACCTTACCAGGCATCCGACTACGGAATAGGTTCTTCGCTGACGTCGGCGTCCGGGTCTCTGCTGTCGTCTGGGCAGCATCTACTGCAGGACACTTACAAATCCATGCTGCCCAGCCAGACCGACCTGGGCTCGTCTGGTGTGACGCCTTTCCTCACGAGACCCAGTCTATCGAACATCCCGAGCCCCAGGTCCCAGCGACGGTACACGGGGAGGGCGACGTGCGACTGCCCCAACTGCCAGGAAGCCGACAGACTGGGTCCCGCCGGGGAGCACCTGAGGAAGCGCAACATCCATAGCTGTCACATCCCAGGATGCGGGAAGGTCTACAACAAGACGTCCCATCTGAAGGCCCATCTCCGCTGGCACACGGGCGAGAGACCGTTTGTGTGTAACTGGCTGTTCTGCGGAAAGAGATTCACGCGCTCCGACGAACTACAGCGCCATCTGCGAACGCACACGGGAGAAAAGAGGTTCGCGTGTCCCGTCTGCAACAAACGCTTCATGCGCAGCGATCACCTCAGCAAACACGTGAAGACGCACACCAGCGGGAAGAAGGAAGACGGGAGTGAGAGCGACACCGAGAACAGCGAGGAATCCGCTAACGTTAATTCCACTCGAGCCCAATCGAACACGTCCCCCTCTTCAATCAAAGAAGAGCGCATTGTGAGATAA
- the LOC121387532 gene encoding transcription factor Sp9-like isoform X2: MAATIIGDPQAFGGTPLAMLAAQCSKITNKSPPPLAEATVGKGFLPWKKSPPGGSSSPIHLTSQRMSSLNPSLSMTTSGLTYQRSSANSTCATTYANDIFYPTTSASSHVQSDFSQQAALLQKMHNDGGFGNASFGGMYSRVPSMASHPYESWPFPGMASSHAVNAHGLKSEVTGNGAPAWWDVHGTPSVHSTPGSWLSDIPSAAASGIHSQITGPYQASDYGIGSSLTSASGSLLSSGQHLLQDTYKSMLPSQTDLGSSGVTPFLTRPSLSNIPSPRSQRRYTGRATCDCPNCQEADRLGPAGEHLRKRNIHSCHIPGCGKVYNKTSHLKAHLRWHTGERPFVCNWLFCGKRFTRSDELQRHLRTHTGEKRFACPVCNKRFMRSDHLSKHVKTHTSGKKEDGSESDTENSEESANVNSTRAQSNTSPSSIKEERIVR, encoded by the coding sequence GATCCGCAAGCTTTTGGCGGAACACCTCTGGCGATGTTAGCGGCCCAGTGTAGCAAAATCACCAACAAAAGTCCACCACCTCTAGCAGAAGCGACCGTCGGGAAAGGTTTCCTCCCTTGGAAGAAATCGCCTCCAGGGGGCTCGTCCAGCCCGATCCACCTGACGTCACAGAGGATGTCTTCTCTGAACCCTTCGTTGTCAATGACGACGAGCGGACTGACCTACCAGCGCAGTTCGGCCAACTCCACGTGCGCGACGACCTACGCCAATGACATTTTCTACCCGACCACGTCTGCCAGTTCGCACGTGCAGTCGGACTTCTCCCAGCAGGCGGCGCTGCTGCAGAAGATGCACAACGACGGCGGGTTCGGAAACGCGAGTTTCGGCGGGATGTATTCGCGGGTTCCCTCGATGGCTAGTCACCCTTACGAATCGTGGCCCTTCCCGGGAATGGCGTCCTCCCACGCCGTGAACGCACACGGACTGAAATCGGAAGTGACCGGAAATGGCGCACCGGCGTGGTGGGACGTACACGGGACGCCTTCCGTGCACTCCACACCCGGAAGCTGGCTTTCGGACATACCCAGCGCCGCCGCCTCGGGGATACATTCTCAGATTACCGGACCTTACCAGGCATCCGACTACGGAATAGGTTCTTCGCTGACGTCGGCGTCCGGGTCTCTGCTGTCGTCTGGGCAGCATCTACTGCAGGACACTTACAAATCCATGCTGCCCAGCCAGACCGACCTGGGCTCGTCTGGTGTGACGCCTTTCCTCACGAGACCCAGTCTATCGAACATCCCGAGCCCCAGGTCCCAGCGACGGTACACGGGGAGGGCGACGTGCGACTGCCCCAACTGCCAGGAAGCCGACAGACTGGGTCCCGCCGGGGAGCACCTGAGGAAGCGCAACATCCATAGCTGTCACATCCCAGGATGCGGGAAGGTCTACAACAAGACGTCCCATCTGAAGGCCCATCTCCGCTGGCACACGGGCGAGAGACCGTTTGTGTGTAACTGGCTGTTCTGCGGAAAGAGATTCACGCGCTCCGACGAACTACAGCGCCATCTGCGAACGCACACGGGAGAAAAGAGGTTCGCGTGTCCCGTCTGCAACAAACGCTTCATGCGCAGCGATCACCTCAGCAAACACGTGAAGACGCACACCAGCGGGAAGAAGGAAGACGGGAGTGAGAGCGACACCGAGAACAGCGAGGAATCCGCTAACGTTAATTCCACTCGAGCCCAATCGAACACGTCCCCCTCTTCAATCAAAGAAGAGCGCATTGTGAGATAA